DNA from Parvularcula marina:
CATGCTGATCGTCACGGTGATCTTCCTGCCCATCATCCTGATTTACACATCATGGGTCTTCAAGGTGCTGTGGGGCCGTCTGGGAACGGAAGAAGCCAATTCAGCTGGCGCATATTAGAGAGAAGGAACAAGATAATGTGGTATTTCTCCTGGATCCTCGGCCTTGGCCTTGCGCTCACATTCGGCATTCTCAATGCCATGTGGAACGAGGTGGCGATGACCGAAGCGGGTGAGGAAGATCTCGAGATCGACTGACCCTCACTGCTCACGCTGATAAAGAAAAGCCCGGCAGTGATGTGCCGGGCTTTTTCATGCGTACGGGGAAGAAGAGATCAGAAGGAGCGCCGGAGACCGGCATAGATATTGGTATTGTCCTCAAACTGACCAAAAAACGCCTGCGGCTCACCATAGAAGACATTGACCCCGCCATCGACGAGCCAGTTATCGTCGAGCTTGTAGCTCGCCCGGGCGCGCAGATAGCCATCTTCCTGATTGGGGCTGTAGAAAATGAACAGGCTGAGCGTCAGGTTCTGGTTATAGGCAAGTTTTGTCAGCCGCGTGGTGATGACATGCCGGATCTCGTCGGGCTCTTCAGCGCCCATGGGCAGGGCGGCGGCCAGCGCATCATGGTCGAGTGTCTGCTCAGTATAATATTGCAGCCCGATGGTCAGGTTGGTCATCGCCTCGCGTTCATAACCGACGAGAAAGCGGGCCTGACTGTTCGGCAGGAAGGGATTGTCCCCATCAGGATCATCCTTGCTGTCATAATAGCCGACTTCCGCATTACCGATCCCGCCAAGGAAGGGTCCGCGAATGCTGGCGCCATAGACAGCAAGCTCGGGGAAGATGAACCGGCCCTGAGTGTTGAACCCGGCGGGGCTCTTCCAGTAGCCGTCATATGTGTAAGCGGCGAGTTCGAACGTACCGGCATTGCGGGAGAAGCGGATGGCGATCTCGTCATCATCGAACCAGCCATCGGGCCGGACAGGATCGATCACCATGTCCTCACCCGCAATCATGCCGGTCAAGGGATTGAGATAGGAAATCCGTGTGCCGTCAATATAGCGGTCGGCATCGAAACGCGGCGTATAGACCAGATCAACATTGACGATGTCAGAAAAGAACGATGCCCGGATCGCATCGGATGGCGCTTTGAGATATTCATCATCGCGACCGATGAAGAAGGAATTATAATCCTTCGGGAACATGTCATTGATGAAGACAAGATCGCCCGTTCCCCAGGTTGCGATCTGGCGACCGATCTTGAGGTCAAGGAAATCGCTCGGGCGCAGGACCATATTGGCTTCGCGCAGATCGATGAAACCACGGCCTTTCTCCAGGTCGATGGCATAATCATTGGCAACCGGATCAAATAGGAAATCCGCTGTCAGGTTAAAGAGCGCCGGTCCGGCACTTAGCTCGGTCTGAAGCTGGGTGCGGATCTCGCCAATCGAGGCGCCGTCCTGCGTCTCGTCTTCCTGCAGGCGGATGCCGCCGCGGGCTTCGACGAAGCCTGTGAAGTGTTCCATGAACCAGTTTGGCGCCGATTTCTCGGCGTCCGGCGTATCGGTAGAGGAAGGAGCGCTTCCCAACCCCGAGGGGAGGCTGGGAAGCGCCTTATCCTGTACCGGCTTGTCCTTTTCGTCCGTCTTTCCCAGACCCGTCGGCAATGAGGGGAGGCCGGACGGAGAAGAGGCGGATTTTTCCTGCTCCTGTTTTTGCTCCTTATCCGAATCGCCACTCAGGCCTTTCGGCAGAGGCGGCAGATCCTGGACAAGGGCCGTCGACAGAAGAAGGGAGAGAAGGCTGACCGGAACGGACATGCTTGAACCTCAGTTTTGGCTGTCAGCGCATGTAACGGCGCGGCGGGGTGCGCAGATAGCGCTCCGAGAACACATCGTCGGGCAGGCCGACATCATATTCGACGGTCTCATAGGTGAGGGTCGTCGACCCGCCCATATTAGTGTCAGTCATTTCAGATTTCGTAACCGTCGGATGGCCTTCGATGACATCGACCGCCTGCGCCGTATAGGTACGGTAGATATTGCCCTGTGCGTCGAAATATTCCGTCTTCACCGGGATGAAGCTTTCCTTGTGGATATAGTTGCGGAATTTGGAAAACTCGACGGCGCCGGTATTTTTCGGCGTTGAATCTATGATGTAATAATCGTCCGTGACCTCCACGAGTTCGTGGGTATCCTCGGCGGGGCCACGGCCCGAGACATCTTCATAGAAGAAATGCGAGCCAACAAAGCTGGTTCGCTCATCGCTGGCGGCGATGCGTTTGACGAGGTCGAGCGCCGGCAGATAAAGCCAGCGGTCGTCATCGGCTTCCATGTGCTTCCACACCATAAAGGCCGTGCCCTTCACATCGGCGGGCAGGTCGAAGAGGACGTAGAATTTCTGGTCGCCATTATCGACATCGCCGACATCGGTGCGGAGGATCGTGAATTCGCGGGAGCGGGTGCGTCCCTGCTCATCCTTGATCTCCATATGGACTTTGGCCTTGCCGTCCTGACCCTGATAATAGGCGGTGGCGGATGCTTTGTTGACAATGTCCTGAACCGCCGGCGCGTCTTGCGCGAAAGCAGGCGTGCCGAGGGCGAAGACGATGGCTGTGCTGGCGATAAGGTTTCTGAGGTTTTTCATTTTGTGAACTCCTCTGCTCACTGAATATATGGGTCAGGCTTGCGCCGGTTCAAGAGGCTCCGGTTTCTCCTGTTTGGGGAAGAGAAACCGTTGCAGCAGGGTGATGATGGCAGGCAGGCCGATCAGCGTGCCGATCCCGGCAAGCACCAGAATGGCGGAGATGAAGACGCCCACGGTCTTGTAGGGGACGAGTGGTGCCATCAGTAACGGCAGGAAACCCGCGCCGATGACGATCACATTACGCAGGATGGCGCGTGCCGGCTCACCGAACATATAGCCGAGCGTGTCTTTCCAGTTGCCATAGCGGGTGAAGGATTCCTTCGCACGCGCATTGAAGTGGATCGCATAGTCGATCGCGAGACCCAGCGAGAGTGAGGACAGAACCGCAATCGGCATGTCGTAATCCTTCCCGATGATCCCGATTGCGCCATAGATCATGGCGATGGTCACCGTCAGCGGCGCCATGGAAATCAGCCCCCAGAGCAGTGAGCGGAACATGACCACCATGATGATCAGAACAATGATGAAGCTGCCGAGGAAGGATTTAAGCATCCCGGCGACCATCTTCGCCTGCCACACCGTGTTGATATAGGTGAGGCCGAACCAGTCGTGGGTCAGGCCGACTTCCTCACCATGCTCATCCATATAGGCAGCCACGGCGTGGACGACTTCATTCATGTCCTTGTTGTCACCGCTTTTGAGCTGCACCCAGATATTGAGGGTCCGGTAGTCCGGGGTCACCATTTTATAGAGATCGCCCGGACGGTGGGAGTTCTCGAAAGTGACGAGGGTCTGGGCAACGCCGGCGACACTTTCCGGGATGCGGCATTCGGCTTCCTCGCCGCCGAGCAGTTCGCGGTGCACGGTCTTGACGATATCGGGGACGGCGTTGGATTTGCCGACATAGCCTGAGGCGAGGAGGTGCGCCTGCAGCCCTTCAACGAAATGCAGCATGTCGGGGCGTTTGAAGACTTCCTCCGGTAGGCGGACAGAATCGATGGCGACGACGACATCGTCCCAGGCGACCCAGATATCATCATCTTCGGCGGCATCGCGCGCGGCACTGGCCCAGTCCGTCAGATCGGTGATGATCGCCTCGCGGCTTGCATCCCCGCCGGTGATCGTTCCAAGGCGTTGAGCTGCGGCATCTGCCTGTTCCGTGCCCAGCGCATCGAGCTGGGTCTTCAGCCGGGTGGCCATGATGTCCATCGTCTCCTCGGCGACGGTCGGCGTCAGGGTCAGATAGGCCATATAGGTCCCGGCAAAGCGTTCATTGAGCGCAATGTCGGCCTTGCGGATCTCATGGTTCAGGGAGAACCATTTGACCGGGTTGTCATTGATCTGGATACGGCTGATCCCATAGCCCGCGACAACAAACCCTGCGACGAAGAGGATGATGATCAGCCGCGCATGGGTGAAGGAGACCCGGCCGATCATCCGCAAGAAGGCGGAGAGGGGGGATTTGTATTGCGGGCCCTCGACCGCGCCCTTCATGCCGAAATTCTCGAAGGCTTTCTCCGGCATCAGCATGATATAGGCGGGCACCATGGTCACGGTGGCGAGCCAGGCGAAGAACACGCCGAGCGCCACGAAGATCCCGAAAATCTGCACAGGCGGGATCGGGGTCAGGGCCAGCGAGGCAAAACCGGCACAGGTCGTCACGGTGGTGATGACCATCGGCCACCACAGCTCTTTCATCGTATGACGGAGCGTTTTCTTGCGGTCCTTGAATTGCGGATAGAGGTCGAAGAAGTCCGACAGGATATGCACCGCATCAAGGACGGCAATTGGCATCACGAAGATGGGGATCATCGAGCTCATGATGTGTACGGTGTTTCCCGTCGCAACCAGCAGGCCCATCG
Protein-coding regions in this window:
- a CDS encoding efflux RND transporter permease subunit, producing the protein MNPIVENATKKPGALMWAYGLFSLFMIALVALPTLAPGAMPFLNGLKIDTDPENMLSPDEPVRVYHNDMKANFGLNDFVVVGVVEPENPEGVFNVETLTEIYELTKFAGTLRWEEDGETRGVVPADIIAPSNVDSIEQAGLGSVSFSYLMSAPPETAEDAIAIREKAQNIPTLNGTLVSEDGKAIALYLPITSKDMSYRVASELRTKIAEFDSAATWHITGLPIAQDQFGKEMFKQMAISAPAAMLLIFILMWLFFRKVQLIIAPMLVAMVAVIGAMGLLVATGNTVHIMSSMIPIFVMPIAVLDAVHILSDFFDLYPQFKDRKKTLRHTMKELWWPMVITTVTTCAGFASLALTPIPPVQIFGIFVALGVFFAWLATVTMVPAYIMLMPEKAFENFGMKGAVEGPQYKSPLSAFLRMIGRVSFTHARLIIILFVAGFVVAGYGISRIQINDNPVKWFSLNHEIRKADIALNERFAGTYMAYLTLTPTVAEETMDIMATRLKTQLDALGTEQADAAAQRLGTITGGDASREAIITDLTDWASAARDAAEDDDIWVAWDDVVVAIDSVRLPEEVFKRPDMLHFVEGLQAHLLASGYVGKSNAVPDIVKTVHRELLGGEEAECRIPESVAGVAQTLVTFENSHRPGDLYKMVTPDYRTLNIWVQLKSGDNKDMNEVVHAVAAYMDEHGEEVGLTHDWFGLTYINTVWQAKMVAGMLKSFLGSFIIVLIIMVVMFRSLLWGLISMAPLTVTIAMIYGAIGIIGKDYDMPIAVLSSLSLGLAIDYAIHFNARAKESFTRYGNWKDTLGYMFGEPARAILRNVIVIGAGFLPLLMAPLVPYKTVGVFISAILVLAGIGTLIGLPAIITLLQRFLFPKQEKPEPLEPAQA
- a CDS encoding outer membrane lipoprotein-sorting protein, whose amino-acid sequence is MKNLRNLIASTAIVFALGTPAFAQDAPAVQDIVNKASATAYYQGQDGKAKVHMEIKDEQGRTRSREFTILRTDVGDVDNGDQKFYVLFDLPADVKGTAFMVWKHMEADDDRWLYLPALDLVKRIAASDERTSFVGSHFFYEDVSGRGPAEDTHELVEVTDDYYIIDSTPKNTGAVEFSKFRNYIHKESFIPVKTEYFDAQGNIYRTYTAQAVDVIEGHPTVTKSEMTDTNMGGSTTLTYETVEYDVGLPDDVFSERYLRTPPRRYMR
- the cydX gene encoding cytochrome bd-I oxidase subunit CydX, with amino-acid sequence MWYFSWILGLGLALTFGILNAMWNEVAMTEAGEEDLEID